In one Misgurnus anguillicaudatus chromosome 1, ASM2758022v2, whole genome shotgun sequence genomic region, the following are encoded:
- the ngs gene encoding notochord granular surface has product MSRSPERVSSYRRHFEDAITSCSTLQVRVSSPSPTRKTARHRSASYNRSATLGRGAQSATRRSRMSSSVSMGTLCLGLGVAGRGVDLDAAAAENQVFLSTRTSEKKEMIALNDRLAVYIEKVRSLEQNNKLLETEIDAIKGHYVKPSGLRMLYEDQLRELRRIADQMKVQRDLALAARDAMAGQLEMLKVKYEEAVEARKKAELDIEAFRPDVDAATSARIALEKRLENLEVELEFLQRIHKKEIEELMAQIYGSVAKVDVAFSLPDLSSALKQIQAQYDSIAAQNLQDMDAWYKTKFQDLNKTTSRHVETARSVREEITGYKKEMQNKQRELDALQTRNEALMLQIQEAQEKYKKEEEALKARIEELKEELKSFKGKIGLLLREYQELLNAKMALEIEITTYRKLIEGEDSRLSTMVATLSLVSSTFKTGTLSAGFGSTGVAAGSRVVNGSVSSAVSEKVVSSSSSSESKTVNHDHQESVGEFTEEQAEEMTERKTVFIRTVKTDEDTIQKDTQERTITISGAADEND; this is encoded by the exons ATGAGTCGCAGTCCAGAAAGGGTGTCATCATACCGCCGTCACTTTGAAGATGCCATCACCTCCTGTTCCACGCTCCAGGTGCGCGTGTCCAGCCCTTCACCTACCCGAAAGACAGCGCGTCACCGCTCCGCGAGTTACAACCGCAGCGCAACACTGGGGCGCGGGGCGCAGTCTGCCACCCGCAGATCTCGCATGAGCAGCAGT GTGAGTATGGGAACGCTGTGTCTGGGATTGGGGGTAGCTGGACGTGGTGTGGACCTGGACGCTGCAGCTGCCGAGAACCAGGTTTTCCTCAGCACTCGTACCAGCGAGAAGAAGGAGATGATTGCCCTCAACGACCGTCTGGCGGTCTACATCGAGAAG GTACGATCTCTGGAGCAAAACAACAAACTTCTGGAAACTGAGATCGATGCCATCAAGGGCCACTATGTGAAACCGTCTGGCCTACGAATGCTTTATGAGGACCAGCTGAGGGAGCTGAGGAGAATCGCTGACCAAATGAAAGTTCAGcgg GACCTGGCACTTGCAGCACGGGACGCCATGGCGGGTCAGCTGGAAATGCTGAAGGTGAAATATGAAGAAGCTGTGGAGGCCAGGAAGAAGGCGGAGCTTGACATAGAGGCATTTAGGCCA GATGTGGATGCAGCAACGTCTGCCCGAATTGCTTTGGAAAAGCGACTGGAAAACCTGGAGGTGGAGCTTGAGTTCCTGCAGAGAATTCACAAAAAG GAAATCGAGGAGTTGATGGCTCAGATTTACGGATCTGTTGCCAAGGTAGACGTGGCTTTCTCTTTGCCGGACCTGTCCAGCGCTCTTAAACAGATACAGGCTCAATATGACAGCATCGCCGCCCAAAACCTGCAG GACATGGACGCCTGGTATAAAACCAAATTTCAAGAtctaaacaaaacaacatcaaggCACGTGGAAACAGCCAGGAGCGTCAGAGAGGAAATCACCGGATACAAGAAAGAG ATGCAGAATAAGCAGAGAGAGTTGGATGCTCTTCAAACCAGAAATGAAGCTCTGATGCTCCAAATCCAGGAAGCTCAAGAGAAGTACAAGAAAGAAGAGGAGGCACTGAAG GCTCGCATAGAGGAACTCAAGGAAGAACTGAAGTCTTTTAAGGGAAAGATTGGATTGCTGCTAAGAGAATATCAGGAACTGCTCAATGCTAAGATGGCGCTTGAGATCGAAATCACCACCTACAG GAAGTTGATAGAGGGAGAGGACAGTCGACTGTCCACCATGGTAGCCACTCTGTCTCTCGTGAGCAGCACCTTTAAAACAGGAACGCTCAGCGCTGGGTTCGGCTCTACTGGAGTGGCTGCAGGTAGCCGGGTGGTCAATGGATCCGTAAGCTCAGCTGTTTCGGAGAAGGTCGTGTCCTCCTCGAGCAGCTCTGAGAGTAAAACTGTCAACCACGATCATCAGGAGTCAGTTGGAGAGTTCACAGAGGAACAGGCCGAGGAGATGACGGAGAGGAAAACCGTCTTCATCAG AACAGTTAAGACAGACGAAGACACGATTCAAAAAGACACGCAGGAACGCACCATCACCATTTCAGGCGCTGCAGATGAAAATGACTAA